The DNA sequence CCGGCGTCTTCGGCGGCACCGACCAGGGCATGATCGAGCTGATCGCGTTCCGGGCGGTCCAGGGCCTCGGCGCCGGCGGTCTGATGGTCGGCGTGATGGCGATCATCGGCGACCTGGTCCCGCCGCGCGAGCGGGGCCGCTACCAGGGCATGATCGCCGGCATCATGGCCATCGCCATGGTGGCCGGCCCGCTGGTCGGCGGCTTCATCACCGACCACCTCTCCTGGCGCTGGGCGTTCTACGTCAACCTGCCGCTGGGCGGCGTGGCGCTGCTGCTGCTCGCGACCACCATGCACCTGCCGAAGTACCGCACCGAACACAAGATCGACTGGCTGGGCGCGGCGCTGCTCTCCGTCGGCATCACCGCGATCGTGCTGGTCACCACGTGGGGCGGCAACGAGTACGCCTGGGCCTCGCCGCAGATCCTCGGCCTGGCCGTGCTGGCGGCCCTCGCCCTGGCCGTGTTCGCGGTCGTGGAACGGCGCGTGCCCGAGCCGATCCTGCCGCTCAACCTGTTCGCCAACCGCAACTTCGCGCTCATCTCGGTGATCGGCTTCCTGCTCGGCTTCGCCATGTTCGGCGCGATGAACTTCCTGCCGCTCTACCAGCAGACCGTGCAGGGCGCCACGGCCACCAACAGCGGCCTGCTGCTGCTCCCGCTGATGTTCGGCATGCTGGTGGTCTCGCTGGTGGTCGGCCGCACGATCACGAAGACCGGTCGCTACCGCGCCTTCCCGATCGTCGGCGGCGTGGTGATGGCCACCGGCATGGGCCTGCTCAGCCTGCTCGACCTCGACACCAGCAAGGCCCAGTCCTCGCTCTACATGGTCGTGCTCGGCGTCGGCATGGGCTTCCTGATGCAGACGTCGATGCTGATCGCCCAGAACAGCGTCGAGCAGAAGGACCTGGGCGCGGCGAGCGGCGCGGCCACGTTCTTCCGGTCCATCGGCGGCTCGTTCGGTGTCTCGCTCTTCGGTGCCGTCTTCGCCAACCGGCTCGCCGACTCGGCCGCCGGCCCGGCGTTCGCCGGAAACGGCGGCGGCGAGGGCGGCGCGATGAACCTGGAGGCGCTCAGGAAGCTCACCGGCCCGGCCCGGGAGGTGGTGCTCGGCGCGCTCTCCGACGCCATCTCGCACGTGTTCCTCTGGGCCGTCTTCATCACCGTGGCGGTGCCGGTGCTCGCCTGGTTCATCAAGGAGGTGCCGCTGCGCGCGACGAACGACGCCCCGCCGGCCGGCGCCACGCCGGAGGACGAGGCCGAGATCGCGCTCGGCAAGGCCCCGGTGTAAGGAGGGGGCCCCGGTTAACGCCTGGCGATGTGCCGGGGCCCCTCCTAACGCCGCCCGCGGTGTAACAGGCCGGTGAGGCGTCGCCAGAGACGACGCAGCGGACCGGCGTCGGCGGCGGCGACCAGCGCGTCGGCCGTCGCGCGGGTGAGCGCGTCGAGGGCCGGGGTGGCCCGCGCCAGATGGGCCAGGGACACCGCCGCCGGGGTGCGGCGGACGCGACCCGTCGCCACCCCGGCGAGCCGCCCGGTCACCAGCGCGGCCACGTCGGCGCGTACCGCGGGGTCCACCCAGGCGGCGGTGATCAGGGCGAACAGCGCCGCCTCGGCGACCGGGCCCGGCTCGCCTGCGACCAGGTCCCGCAGCACCCGGCGGCGGGTCGACTCCGCCCACGGCTCGTCGGTGCGGTGGTGCAGCAGGCCGAGACAGGCCCAGACCTGCGCACACCGGGCCCAGAGCGCCGGGTCCTGGCCGCCGAGCACCCGGCCCAGCGCGGTCGGCGGCGCGTCCGGCGGGTACGCCAGCAGGCCGAGCAGGTCGGCCAGGTCCAGCGTGGCCAGCCCGACCGCGGCGTCGTACGCGGCCGGGGGATGCGGCCACGCCGGGTGCGCCACCTGCTGGAGCCGCAGCACCGCGTCGGCCGACGGGCGCGTGGCGTCGTCGTCCGGCGGCGGTCGGTCGGCGGTGGCCGGGGTCACCTGACCGAGCCAGGGACGCCCGCGGCAGCACTCGGCGAGATCACCGTGCTCGTGCGAGTCGTCCGGGTGGTCGCGGACGAAGTCGGCGAGCGCCACCAGGTGATCCACGTTCCCGTCGCGCAGGAAGCGCAGCCGGTACGCGGTGTGCACGGCGCAGTCGAACGTCGGATCCTTGGCCAGCGCCCGGTCGACCCAGCCCAACGCCGCGTCGAGCCGGCCGTGGTCGGCAAGCGTGCCGGCGATGTCGGCGTAGACGGCCAGGTCGTCCGGGTCGAGTGCGACCGCACGTTCCAGCGCGGCCAGCCCGTCGGCGGTCCGGCCGGCGCTGCGGTACGCGTACCCGAGCCACACCTCGCCGAGCTTGGTGGGCTTCGCGCGTACCCCCCGGGTGGCCCAGGTGACCGCGAGGGCGACCTCGCCGAGCCGCCGGGCCAGCGCGGACGCCGCGCCCAGCAGCAGCGGGTGGTCCGGATGCACGGTGATCGCGTTGCGGGCCAGCGTGAGGTACGGCTGGAGCGGCTCGCGCAGCCGGCGCGGGACCGGGTCGGGCGCGGCGGCGCAGACCTGCATGAGGATCCGGGCCGTACGTTCGGGGTCGAGCCGTTCCGGCAGCTCGGCGGCGGTCACCCAGGGCACGGCGGCCCACGGCGCGCCGGGCGCGTAGCCGGTGGCGGCGGCCAGCAGGTCGAGCCCCTCGGCGGGGCGGCCGGCGGCGGCGAGTAGGTGCGCCCGGGCCACCACGGCGCCGACGAAGGCGTGCTGGCCGAGCGGGAAGAGATCCAGGTCACCGCCGCTGGCCGCGGCCAGCCGGGCGAGCGTCTCGTGCGCCTCGGGCAGCGTCGGGGCGCGCACCAGCGCGGCGGCCACGTGGTCGGCGGCGTGCCGGAGGTCGCCCTCGCCCAGCGCCAGCCGGGCCAGCGCGAGCTCCTCCTCCGCGGAGAGCGCGGCGTCGTCCTCGGGCACGTCGTCCTCTCGCCGGCGGGGTCGGTCGGTCAGCCGGGCAAGCCTAGGGGATCTTGCCGACGAGTGGTGATCCACTGCGCACTACTGCTCGTTGCGTTGCTGCTCGTGTCGCAAACGTGCAAGACTGAGCATCGAACGCGCGGCAATCGCGCAGAAGGGGGTGCTGGGTGACACGTCCAGGGGCCGGCATGGCCGCCGACATCGACGAGCAGCCGGCCGGCTACGAGCGTCTGCTCACCGCCGAGCACGCGGGGGCCATCGCCCGGGTCGCGGCGGCCGTCGCGCAGCGGCGACCCCGGCACGTGGTCTTCACCGCCCGGGGCACCTCCGACCACGCGGCGCTCTACGCGGCGTACCTCACCGAGATCCGCCTCGGGCTGCCCGCCGGGCTCGCCTCGCCCAGCGCGGTCACCGTCTTCGGCGCCCGCCCCGACCTCTCCGACGCGCTCGTCGTCGGCGTCAGCCAGAGCGGCGGCTCGCCCGACCTCGCCGAGGTGCTCCGGGTGGCCCGGGCCTCCGGCGCGCTCACCTTGGCCGTCACCAACAACCCCGACTCACCGCTGGTGGAGACCGCCGAGCTGAGCGTGGACGTGGCCGCCGGCCACGAGCGGGCGGTCGCCGCCACCAAGACCTACACCGCCGAGCTGCTCGCGCTGCTCATGCTCATCGAGGGCGTACGCGCCGGCGACGGCGTGCTGCCCGCCGACGAGCGGGCCGCGCTGGCCCGCCTGCCCGAGCTGGCCGCGCGCACACTCGCCGACGACACCCCGGCCCGGCTCGCCCCGCGCTACCGGTTCGCCGCCCAGCTCGTCACCACCGGCCGGGGCTACGCGTACCCGACCGCCCGGGAGGCGGCGCTCAAACTGATGGAGACGTCGTACCTGCCGGCGCTCGCCTTCTCCGGCGCGGACCTGCTGCATGGCCCGCTCGCCATGACCGACCCGGACGTGCCGGTGCTCGCCGTGGTCGGCTCCGGCCCCGGTGGCACGTCGATGCGGGAGGTGCTGCCCCGGCTCGGCGAACGCCGGGCTGACGTGGTGGTGGTCGGCTCCGCCGACGTCGGGGAGACCCGGATGGCGGTGCCGGAGGTCGACGAGCGGTACGCGCCGCTGCTCGACATCCTGCCGCTGCAACGGCTCGCGCTGGCG is a window from the Micromonospora sp. DSM 45708 genome containing:
- a CDS encoding MDR family MFS transporter: MSQPAPGIARPNVRVVLFGLMIAMMLAMLDNMIVSTALPRIVFEFGGADHFTWVVTAYVLGTTVSTPIWGKLGDLYGRKAVFLTAVVVFLIGSALCGMSGSGVFGGTDQGMIELIAFRAVQGLGAGGLMVGVMAIIGDLVPPRERGRYQGMIAGIMAIAMVAGPLVGGFITDHLSWRWAFYVNLPLGGVALLLLATTMHLPKYRTEHKIDWLGAALLSVGITAIVLVTTWGGNEYAWASPQILGLAVLAALALAVFAVVERRVPEPILPLNLFANRNFALISVIGFLLGFAMFGAMNFLPLYQQTVQGATATNSGLLLLPLMFGMLVVSLVVGRTITKTGRYRAFPIVGGVVMATGMGLLSLLDLDTSKAQSSLYMVVLGVGMGFLMQTSMLIAQNSVEQKDLGAASGAATFFRSIGGSFGVSLFGAVFANRLADSAAGPAFAGNGGGEGGAMNLEALRKLTGPAREVVLGALSDAISHVFLWAVFITVAVPVLAWFIKEVPLRATNDAPPAGATPEDEAEIALGKAPV
- a CDS encoding tetratricopeptide repeat protein is translated as MPEDDAALSAEEELALARLALGEGDLRHAADHVAAALVRAPTLPEAHETLARLAAASGGDLDLFPLGQHAFVGAVVARAHLLAAAGRPAEGLDLLAAATGYAPGAPWAAVPWVTAAELPERLDPERTARILMQVCAAAPDPVPRRLREPLQPYLTLARNAITVHPDHPLLLGAASALARRLGEVALAVTWATRGVRAKPTKLGEVWLGYAYRSAGRTADGLAALERAVALDPDDLAVYADIAGTLADHGRLDAALGWVDRALAKDPTFDCAVHTAYRLRFLRDGNVDHLVALADFVRDHPDDSHEHGDLAECCRGRPWLGQVTPATADRPPPDDDATRPSADAVLRLQQVAHPAWPHPPAAYDAAVGLATLDLADLLGLLAYPPDAPPTALGRVLGGQDPALWARCAQVWACLGLLHHRTDEPWAESTRRRVLRDLVAGEPGPVAEAALFALITAAWVDPAVRADVAALVTGRLAGVATGRVRRTPAAVSLAHLARATPALDALTRATADALVAAADAGPLRRLWRRLTGLLHRGRR
- a CDS encoding SIS domain-containing protein yields the protein MAADIDEQPAGYERLLTAEHAGAIARVAAAVAQRRPRHVVFTARGTSDHAALYAAYLTEIRLGLPAGLASPSAVTVFGARPDLSDALVVGVSQSGGSPDLAEVLRVARASGALTLAVTNNPDSPLVETAELSVDVAAGHERAVAATKTYTAELLALLMLIEGVRAGDGVLPADERAALARLPELAARTLADDTPARLAPRYRFAAQLVTTGRGYAYPTAREAALKLMETSYLPALAFSGADLLHGPLAMTDPDVPVLAVVGSGPGGTSMREVLPRLGERRADVVVVGSADVGETRMAVPEVDERYAPLLDILPLQRLALALALTRGQDPDAPRGLKKVTTTM